AAGAAGATCTTATTTTTGCCCTGCATGATATTTTTATTATAGAAATGGTCTGGTTTCATTTTGCCTCCCGTTAAAATGTATATTCAACTGATGTTGTATAAATATTTCGTTTATAGTCGTAAAGAGAGACGTTTGAGTCAGCCCTGGTATGAGAATATTGCAGGTTCAGGCTTACATCATCGTTAGCCTGCCATTTAAGGCTTGCGGCACTGTTATAGGTCCTGTCCTTTCTTGCTGTATCATCAATCTTTTTAAACTTCTGCAGAAAGACCTCTCCTGTAAGGGTAAGTCCTACCCTGTCCCTGACTGGTATCATGGCAAAGATATTCATCCTGTTTCCGATGTTCTCCCAGTTCCTGCCATCTGTAAAATCCTTTGAACGTTCGTAGAGGTGGACCCCGGAATTCGGACAGT
The genomic region above belongs to Thermodesulfovibrionia bacterium and contains:
- a CDS encoding outer membrane beta-barrel protein, with translation MIPVRDRVGLTLTGEVFLQKFKKIDDTARKDRTYNSAASLKWQANDDVSLNLQYSHTRADSNVSLYDYKRNIYTTSVEYTF